The Deinococcus aquiradiocola genomic interval TGCCGTGGTCGACGTGCCCGATCGTCCCCACGTTCACGTGGGGCTTGGTGCGTTCAAACGTTCCTTTCGCCATGATTCCCTCTCTCCAAGTGGTCTTGCGGGCGCATGCAGAGGTCCCCCTTTGATCGGGTTTCCGTTGCAGCAGTTTCCCGCCGACATTGGGTTTCTTCTCGCCTGGGCCGTGTCCGTCCTCGAGGCAACAATGCACTGTTCTCTCAGCTTGGCATGCAAAAGCCACGCCTTTGCTCAGCGCACCGAGGGTACATATTAGCCGAAAACGCCTCCCAGCGCAAGGCCCGGCCGCGCCGTGCCGGACAGCCCGGCCCCCGCTGGGCGCGGGCGGGCGTGAACCGGGCGGTCCTGTCCCCCACGAGGGAACAGGACCGCCCGGGAGCGGACCGGTCGAAGGGTCAGGAAGGCAGGTCGCCGGGTTTACCGAGGTTGACCGGGGCGGCCACGGTATGCCGCGTGTCCTGCAGGGCGACCTGGGTGGTGACCTGGGGCGGCGTGAGGTCCGGGGTGGGCACGCCACTCGCAGCGACGGGAGCAGGCGCCGTGCCCAGCCTGGACTGCACGCTGCGCTTGATGCGAGACAGCAGGGCCAGGCCCGCCAGGATGAGGATCCAGCCCTTTTTGAGCAGGAACGGCAGCAGGGCCAGCAGCCCGAGTTTCTTGGCGGCCACGCCGCCCGCCACCAGACCCGCGATCCCGTCTACCCTCGCTGTAGTCCTCGTAGCGGTGACCGGCCGTGAACGTCACGTTCGGCAGCACCGACTGCATGACCTGCCGGATCTGCACGAGCTGCGAGGCCGCGCCGACCGCGTTCAGTTCGAGCACGTCGTCGCGGCTCAGCACGCGCACCGCGTAATTCAGGGTATGGTCGCCCCTGCCCGCCGTACCGAAGGCGAGTTCCTTGGCCCAGATCATCTTGTGCTGCGCGGCGTCGTAGCTGGGCGGTTCGGCCCAGCCGACCAGCGTGATCGGCTCGTCCCCGGCCTTGACGCGCTCGGCGTTGCCTTCCTGCACGCGGTCCTGCATGCCGCGCAGCAGGTCGGCGTAGTCGGTGCGGGCGGCGTCGGCGTCGCTGACGTGCCCGTCGCGGTTCTCGGTCATGACGATCGCCCAGCTGTCCTGCGCGCCTGGGGTGGTCCCGCCCGGCACGAGCAGGCCCAGCACGTCGTCGGCCGCCTCGGGCGGGTTCCCCCACTCGTCCACGATGACGGTGCGGGCGTCCGCAGCGTTCAGGTGGCGCAGGGTGGGCGTCGCCTGCACGGTCACCTTGCCGCCCAGCACGGGAATCGTGCCGGTCTGGCCGTGCAGGGTGGGTGTGGCGGCGAGCGCGGAGCCGGTCAGGAAGGCGCAGAGCAGCAGAACCTTTTTCATGAGATCTTCACCATATCCTGGGAATTCTCATGGTGGGGCCACACCTGTCGTCCGTCCGGACATCGCGCCTCCTGCCGAAGACTGGCGCAATGAACAGGAATCGGGCCAGCCTCCCGCGCGGGAGGCTGGCCCGGAACCTGGAGGGGCGGGTTACTTCTTGGGTTCGTCGGCAACCGCGCCGACCACGCCGGGCGCGATCCAGCCCATGCTGTTCAGTTCGGCCACGCTGGCGACCTTCCCGGCAGGGACGCGCACGATGCCGTTGCGGTCCTTGATGGGGCCCATGAAGGGATCGAAGGTGGGCTTGGGGCTCTTCATGTCGGCGGTGAGGGCCATCAGGCGGTCGTACACGCTGACCGTCTTGCCCGCGACCGTCATCTTGGCGGCCTTGAGCTGCGGCACCCACTTGGGGTTCACGGCGACGCCCGCGTCCGCGCCGGACTCGACGGCGCCGGTGTTCATGAGGGACCAGTAGTCGACGTTCGCGAGGTTCTTGGCGGTGTACGTGCCGCTGTGGACCTTGGTGAGGAAGTCGATGTAGATCTTGTCCCAGTGCGCGATGTGGCCCGCCACGACGTAGTCGGGGCTGAACTTGTACATGCTGTTGTAGTGGCTGAAGGTGGGAACCTTCCTGGCGGCGGCGGTCTGCACGCCGGTGGCGCTGTCCTCGGCGCTGCTGAGCACGTCGTCACCCTGCGAGAGGAGCGCTTCGCTGGCCTCGCGGGTCTTGGCGGGGTCGAACCAGCTGTTGAGCCACTTGACGTCCACGACGGCCTTGGGGTTGGCGGCCTTGACGCCGAGCGCGAAGGCGCTCAGGTGGCGTTTCAGTTCGGGGATGGGGAAGGTGCCGACGAAGCCGACCTTGCCGCTCTTGGTGAGGGCGCCCGCCACGAGGCCGTTGAGGTAGTAGATCTGGTAGAAGTCGGCCATGTACGTGGCCATGTTGGGGGCGCGCTTGTATCCGGCGGCGTGCGCGAAGATCACGTTCGGGTACTTCTTGGCGGCGGCGAGCGTGTCGTCCATGTAGCCGAAGGAGGTGGTGAAGATCACCTGGCACTTGTCGGCGACGAGGCGGTCGATGGCGGGAAGCGCCTGGCCTTCCTGGACGCTCTCGACGTACTTGGTTTCCAGCCAGGGGAGGGCCTTCTCGGCGGCCTGGCGGGCCTGGTCGTGCGCGTAGGTCCAGCCGATGTCGCCGCGCGGGCCGACGTACACGAAGCAGGCCTTGAGTTTGGCGCTGCCCGTCTGGGCCTGGGCGGGGTTGAGGGTGCTGGCGACGGCGGCGACGCCCGCCCCGAGGGCCAGGGCGAGGGTCAGGGACTTCTTGCTGGGGGTGCTTGCCTTCATGGGGGCCTCCTGGGCGCGGGATGGGCGGAGTGTGAGTGTGTGCTTCACGCCGGGTGAAGCGGTGTGCAGATTGTAGAGTATTTAGACGACGAAATGTTTAAAAATTTGTCCCGACCTGCACAAGACCCCCCGAAAACGTGCTCAGCGTTCGCCGCGCGTGTACGGCTGGCCCAGCGCCTCCGGGGCCGCCCCCTGCTGCCCGCGCAGGCCCGCGATGCCCAGCACCACGATCACCAGCACGTACGGCATCGCCGAGAACACCTCGGTCGGCACCGGACTCTGCCCCTGCAGCCGGAACTGCAGGTAGTACAGCAGCCCGAAGAACACCGACCCGAACACCGCCCGCAGCGGACTCCAGCCCACGAAGATGACGAGCGCCACCGCGATCCACCCCAGGCCCGCCGTCATGCCGTCCGTCCACGAGGGCCGGTACACCAGCGACAGGTACGCGCCCGCCAGTCCCGCCAGCGCGCCGCCCACCGCGACCGCCGCGTAGCGGACCAGACCCACGTTCAGGCCCAGCACGTCCGCTGCCGCCGGGTTCTCCCCCACCGACCGCAGGGTCAGGCCCACGCGCGTGAACTGCAGCACGCCGCCCAGCACGACCGCCAGCACGATCGCCCCCACCGTGAACGGCCACTGCGGCGGCTGGTTGAAGAGCGGAAAGCCCTCGAACTTCTTGCCGAGCAGCCCCGACAGCCCCAGGCCCAGCAGCGTCAGGCTCAGGCCCGACACGAACTGGTTGGCGCGCAACGTGATCGTCACGAAGGCGTGCAGCAGCGCCGCCACGGCCCCCACCAGCATCGCGGCCAGCACCGCCAGCCACAGGTTCCCGCCCATCCCGCCGCCGTACGCGACCGCGAATCCCGCCAGCGCCCCGAGCGCCATCATGCCCTCCACGCCCAGGTTCACCACGCCCGCCCGCTCGTTCACGATGGCGCCCAGGCTGGCGAGCAGCAGCGGCGTCCCGAACGCCAGCGCGCGCAGCAGCGCGTCCAGAATGTCGTTCATACCTTCTCCTCCAGGGTTCGCAACCGCATCAGCGGCCCACCTTCAGGCGGTACCGGACGAACACTTCCGACGCGATCAGCGTGAACAGGATGATGCCCGAGAACACGTCCGTGATGCGGTACGGCATGTTCAGATCGATCTTCAGCACGTCGCCGCCCGCCAGGATCACGCCCATCAGCAGCGCCGTCACGATGCACAGCAGCGGGTTGCCGCGCGCGAGCCACGCCACGATGATCGCCGTGAACCCGTACCCGAGGCTGATCTGCGACGGTTCCAGCAGCTTGTGCTGAATGCCCGCCACCTCCCCCACCCCGGCGAGGCCCGCCATGCCGCCCGTCAGGAGCGCCACCAGCAGCGTCACGCGCCACGCACTGATGCCCGCGTACCGTGCCGCACCGGGATTCTCGCCCACCACGCGCAGCTCGAAGCCGCGCGTGCTGCGCGACAGCAGCAGCTGCAGGCCCGCCGCGAGCAGCACGCCCAGCACCAGCGTCGCGATGCCGACCTGCGTGCCGGGCAGCGTCGCGAGCTGCGCGGACGCCGGGAAGTCGTCGGTGTAGATGAAGCCCCGCACGTTCTGCCCCTTCCACGGCCCGGAGATCAGGTACACGACCAGTGACGTCGCCACGTAGTTCAGCATCAGGGTGGACAGGATCTCGTTCACGCGCAGGCGCGAACGCAGCCACGCCGCGAGCAGCGCCCACAACGCCCCGCCCACGAAACCCGCCACGAAGATCGCCGGGACCATCAGCGGAGCGGGCACCGGCACGAACAGCGCCACGCCGCCCGCGAACACCGCGCCGAGCAGGATCTGCCCCTCCGCGCCGATGTTGAAGAACTGCGCGCGGAACGCCAGCGTCAACCCCGCGCCCGTCAGCAGCAGCGGCGCGGCGCGGCGCAGCACCTCCGCGCGGCCCTGCGCGGACAGCAGCGTCCCGCTGAACATCGACCCGTACGCCTCCAGCGGCGACACGCCGTACAGCGCGAACACCGCGCCCGCGATCACGAGCGCCACCACCAGCGCCGACAGCGACACCCACAGCGGCCGCCAGCGGCCCGGACTGGACAGCTGCACGAACCGCATCACAGCGCCACCCCGGACCCGGACGCGAGCCCGCCGCCCGCTCCGTGCGCCTCACCCGTCCCGCCGGTCATCAGCAGGCCCAGGCGTTCACGCGTGACGCTGCCCACCGGGAACGGCCCGAGCAGCTGCCCGTGGTACAGCACCGCGATCCGGTCCGACAGGCCCATCAGTTCCTCCAGGTCCTCCGACACGATCAGCACGCCCGCCCCCTCGTCCTGCGTCTTGGAGAGCAGCACCGTGTGCACCTGATCCGTCGCGCCGATGTCGAGCCCGTACGTGGGATGCACCGCCAGGATCAGCTTCGGACTGCCCGCCAGCTCGCGCGCCAGGATCACCTTCTGGATGTTCCCGCCCGACAGCAGCCGCGTGGCCGTGTGAATGCCCGGCGTGCTGATCGCGTACGCCTGCACCTCCCGCTGCGCCCAGCCGTCCAGCGCCTTCAGGTCACGCAGGCCCGCGCGGCTCAGTGGCGCCTGACCGTACTGCCGCAGGCTGAGGTTCTCCGCGACCGTCATGCTCGGCACCGTCCCCATGTGGATGCGGTCCTCGGGAATGTGCGCCACGCCCCGCGCGAACAGTTCGGCGGGCGTGCCGGTCAGGGCCTGCCCGTCCAGCTCCACGCGGCCCGCGTCGGGCATCAGCAGGCCCGACAGCACCTCCACCAGTTCCGTCTGCCCGTTCCCGGCGACGCCTGCCACGCCGATCACCTCGCCACGGTGCAGCGTGAACGTCACGTCGTCCAGCGCCTTCAGGCCCCGGCTGCCGCGCGCCGACAGGCCGCTCACCTGCAGCAGCGGCCCGCCGGGACGCACGTCGCCGCGCTTGCGTTTGAACACCACGCTCTTGCCGACCATCATCTCCGCGAGCCCCTCACGGGTCGCGCCGACCGTGGACGCCTCGCCCACCACCCGGCCGCGCCGCAGCACCGTCACGCGGTCACACACGGCCAGCACCTCCTCCAGCTTGTGCGAGATGAAGATCAGGGACTTCCCGTCCGCGCGCAGTTCCCGCATCACGCGGAACAGCCCCTCGGCCTCCTGCGGCGTCAGCACGCTCGTCGGCTCGTCCAGGATCAGCACCTGCACGCCGCGCAGCAGGGAACGCAGGATCTCCACGCGCTGCTTCTCGCCGGGCGACAGGTCACGCACGCGCGCGTCCGGGTTCACCTGCAGCCCGTACCGGCCGCTCAGCTCCTGAATGCGCGCACGGATGCCGCGCGCCGGGAACAGCGCCGAGCCCGCCCCCAGCGCGAGGTTCTCCGCGACGGTGTGCCGCGACACCAGCATCGGGTGCTGCGGCACCAGCCCGATCCCCAGCCTCAGGGCGTGCGCGGGCGACGCGATCTGCACCGGACGGCCCGACAGCAGCAGCTGCCCCTCGTCCGGACGGTACAGGCCGTACATGATGGAAATCAGGGTGGACTTGCCCGCGCCGTTCTCGCCGAGCAGCGCCAGCACCTCCCCGGAACGCAGGCTGAGCGACACGTCGTCGTTCGCGGTCACGCCGGGGAAGCGTTTCGTGACGCCACGCAACTCCAGAACAGGGGGGCCAGAAGAATCAGTCATGCGCCTCCAGAAGCAAAAAAGAAATCAAGCGCCGGCCCGGAGGTACGGGAACAGCCGCTTGCTGAGGAAATGATGACACATCGCGCCGCACGGCGTCAGCGGCGCCCGCACGCCGACGCCCGCCGGTCTGGACAGGTTCTGCCCGCCCCGGCAACGGCACACAGAAGAAGGCGGGCGACCCCCCGTGAGGGGAGCCGCCCGCCGACCCGGAACGGGTCTTACTTCTTCATCAGCGCTTGCGCGATGTTGTTGGGGACCTGGGTGTAGTGGTCGAAGAACATGCTGTAGCTGGCGCGGCCCTGCGTCATGCTGCGCATGTCGGTCGCGTAGCCGAACATCTCGCTGAGCGGCACGAAGGCCTTCACGATCTGCGCGTTGCCGCGGGCTTCCATGCCCTGAATCTGGCCACGGCGGCTGTTCAGGTCGCCGATGATGTCGCCCATGAAGTCGTCAGGCACGGTCACTTCGACGCGCATGACGGGCTCCAGCAGGGTGGGGCCACCCTTCTGGACGGCTTCCTTGAGCGCCATGCTGCCGGCGATCTTGAAGGCCATTTCGGAGGAGTCGACTTCGTGGTACGAGCCGTCGTACAGGCTGACCTTCATGTCCACGACCGGGAAGCCGAGCATGGGGCCGCTCTGCATGGCTTCCTCGATGCCGTTCTGGGCGGGCTTGATGAACTCGCGGGGCACGGTGCCGCCCACGACGACGTTCTCGAACACGAAGCCACTACCCGGGGGAAGAGGTTCGGCCTTGATCTTGACGTGGCCGAACTGACCGCGACCGCCGGACTGACGCACGAACTTCCCTTCGACGTCCACGGCCTTGGTGATGGTCTCGCGGTACGCGACCTGGGGCGCGCCGACGTTCGCGTCGACCTTGTACTCGCGCTTCAGGCGGTCCACGAGGATCTCGAGGTGAAGCTCACCCATGCCGGCGATGGTGGTCTGACCGCTTTCGGGGTCGGACTCCACGCGGAAGGTGGGGTCTTCTTCCGCGAGGCGCTGCAGGCCGATGCCCATCTTGTCCTGGTCGGCCTTGGTCTTGGGCTCGATGGCGAGCTTGATGACGGGCTCGGGAACATCGATGCTCTCGAGGAGGACCTTCTCGTCACCGTCACCGATGAGGGTGTTGCCGGTGCCGGCGTCCTTGAGGCCGATGACCGCGCCGAGCTCGCCGGCCTTGAGTTCGGTGACGTCCTCGCGGCTGTTGGCGTGCATGCGGAGCAGGCGGCCGACGCGTTCGCGCTTGCCCTTGCTGGCGTTGAAGACGTACGAGCCGCTGCTCAGGGTGCCCGAGTAGATGCGGACGAAGGTCAGGCGGCCCACGTAGGGGTCGGCCATGATCTTGAAGGCGAGCGCGGCGAGCTTGCCGTCGGGGTCGGCGGGGAAGTCGCGGGTCTCTTCGCTGTCCTCGATGTGGCCGCGGATGGCGGGCACTTCGAGGGGGCTGGGCAGGTAGTCCACGACGGCGTCGAGGAGCAGCTGCACGCCCTTGTTCTTGAGGGCCGAGCCGCAGAGGACGGGGAAGATCTTCTTCTCGACGGTGCCTTTACGGAGCGCGGAGACGAGTTCCTCGACGGTGGGCTCTTCGCCTTCGAGGTACTTGTCCATCACAGCTTCGTCGACTTCGGCGGCCGCTTCGATGAGCTGGGCGCGCATCTCGCGGACCTTGTCCATGTACTGCTCGGGGATGTCGGTCTCTTCGATGTCGGTGCCGAGGTCGTTGGTGTAGGTGTGGGCACGCTGACGGACGAGGTCGATGATGCCCTTGAAGTCGCTCTCCTGACCCATGGGGTACTGGATGGGCGCGGGGATCGCGCCGAGACGTTCACGGATGTCGCTCAGCACGAGTTCGAAGGACGCGCCGGTCTTGTCCATCTTGTTGCTGAAGGCGATGCGGGGCACGCCGTAACGGTCGGCCTGACGCCACACGGTCTCGCTCTGCGGCTCGACGCCCTGGGAGCTGTCGAACACGGCGACGGCGCCGTCGAGGACGCGCATGCTGCGTTCCACTTCGATGGTGAAGTCCACGTGGCCGGGCGTGTCGATGATGTTGACGGTGTACTCTTCACCGGTCGCGCTGTGCTTCCACTTGGCGGTGGTGGCGGCGGCGGTGATGGTGATGCCGCGCTCGCGCTCCTGCTCCATCCAGTCCATGGTGGCGGCGCCGTCGTGCACTTCGCCGATGTTGTGGGTGCGGCCGGTGTAGTACAGGATGCGCTCGGTGGTGGTGGTCTTGCCGGCGTCGATGTGCGCGGCAATCCCGATGTTGCGGAAGTGGGTCAGGTAACTCGTAGCCTTGGTGGTCATGTCGTCTCCTTGGACGTTGGGGTCGCGCGCACGCTCCCGGACAGAAAACAGGACAGCGGCGCAACGACCCCTGTCCGTGTCGCCCTTCAGGTTCGCGGGGAACCTTCAGGGCTGTGTCAGAAGTCTTACCAGCGGTAGTGCGCGTAGGCGCGGTTGGCTTCCGCCATGCGCTCCACGTCGTCTTTCTTCTTGATGGCGCCACCGCGGCCCTGCGCGGCGTCCATGATCTCACCGGCGATGCGCTCCATGGCGGTGCGCTCGGGGCGGCTGTCGGCGGCGGCGGTCAGCCAGCGCAGGGTGAGGCTCTGCACGCGGCGGGGGCTCACTTCGACGGGCACCTGGTAGGTGCTGCCGCCGACGCGGCGGCTGCGGACTTCGACGCGGGGCTTGATGTTGTCGAAGGCCTGCTTGAAGACCTTCAGCGGCTCCTGGCCGGTGCGCTCCTGCACCAGGCGGCAGGCGCCGTAGAAGATACGGCTGGCGATGTTCTTCTTGCCGTCTTCCATGATGCGGTTGATCATGGCGCTCACCAGCACGTCCTGGTAGACCAGGTCGGGGATGATGGGACGGACTTCTGCTCTGCGGCGTCTTGCCATGTGTGCCTCTCGATCTCGCCCACCATGAATACCCAGGGCGAGAGAATCTTCTCGGGCGGCCCAGAGTGGGGTGCGCCCAATACTGCATCGGGTGAATGCTGCGTTGCTTGGAAGGGTGAATCAGTACATCGGCCTCACCTCCGGGGGGTTGCCCCCGGACGGTTCGGGGGAGTTACTTCTTCTTGCCGGCGGCGGCGGGTGCGGCGCCAGCCTTGGGCTTCTTGGTGCCGTACTTGGAGCGGCTCTTGTTGCGGTTCTTGACGCCCTGGGTGTCGAGGGAACCACGGACGATGTGGTAGCGCACACCGGGAAGGTCCTTCACACGTCCGCCGCGGATCAGCACGACGCTGTGCTCCTGGAGGTTGTGCCCCTCGCCGGGGATGTAGGCCGTCACTTCGAAGCCGCTGGTGAGACGCACGCGGGCAATCTTACGGAGCGCCGAGTTGGGCTTCTTGGGGGTGGTGGTCTTGACCACGGTGCAGACGCCACGGCGGAAGGGGCTACCCTTCAGCGCAGGAACCTTGCTCTTCTTCTGAAGCGTGGTGCGCCCCTTGCGGAGCAGTTGTTGGGTGGTGGGCAGTGCGATCACTCCTTTGGTGCTGATAAATCACTGATGGATTGCCTCTGAGCGCGTGTGCAGCATGTCCACGCTGCCCCGAGGCGGAGCGAGAAACTGAGCGGCTGCAACCTTGCCGGGCAGTTTCCAACCCTGGCATATTACCCGTTCGTGGGGGGCGGCGCAAGGAGCGCAGGGCACACTCGGGCCTGTCTCCACAGTTGCCCTGCGCGGCCCGGCGGCAGCTGCCATCATGCAGGGGATGCGGCACGACCCGGCGACCCCGCTGCACGCCCTGCTGGTGGGCGCGGCCCTGCTGTGCGGCGGCTGGGCGCTGTGGCCCGCGCTGTTCCCTGCCGCGCGTGCGCCCACCGTGACGCACGAGCGGCGGGCCGCGCCGGGTCCGGCCGCCGCACGGGAGTACCCGGCGACGGCCAGCATCACGCCGCTGGTGTCGGGGCGGCTGAACCTGAACACCGCGACGCGCGAGCAGCTGGAGAGCCTCCCGAAGGTCGGTCCGGCGCTGGCAGAGCGCATCGTGGCGGGTCGGCCGTACCGGAGCCTCACGGACCTCGATGCCGTGAAGGGCGTCGGCGCGGCCCTGATGAAGACCCTCACGCCGCTCGTGACGTTCTGATGGGCGAACACTCCGACCGGACCACCGTGACCGGCCGCCATTCCCCCTCCCCTGCCCCGGCGGGCACGGCCGCGCCTGTCACGCGCGCCGGGTGGCGGGACCGCATGCCCGCACCGCTCCCTCCGCTGCTCGGCCTGATGGCCGGCATCCTGCTGGCATCCGGGTCCGGGTGGGGCTGGCCGCTCGGCGCGCTCGGCCTGCTGCTCGGCGCGTCCCGCAGCGCGTGGCTGCTGCCGCTCGTGCTGCTGGCGGGCACGGTCGGCTTCGTGCGGGAGCAGGCGTGGGCGCGGCAGCCGGACCCGCTCGCCCCGTACGTGGGCGGCACGCTGACCGTGCGGGGCCACTGGGACGGTCAGTTCCTGAGCCTGCGCGAACCGCCCGCCCGGATCGCCCTCTCCCCGAAACCGCACGCGCCGCCCGGCGAACTCACGGTGCGCGGTACCCTCACCCGCCCGCCCGCGCGGCGCATCCCGGGCGGCTTCGATTACGCGTTCTGGCTGCGCTCGCAGGGCGTGCAGGCCCTCCTGGCAGGCACGGCCGTGCAGAACAGCACAAAGGAACCCGGCTTCCGCTCGTGGTTCCGGCGGGGGCTGGCGTCCGGCCTGCCCCCACAGGAGGCGGCCCTGCTGACCGCCGTGGAACTCGGGGACCGCGGCGCCCTGGGCGACCCGGCCGTGAACGCGTCCGGGGACGTGCAGGACGCCTTCACGCGCGCCGGGCTGGCGCACCTGATGGCGCTCAGCGGTCAGAACGTCGCGGTGCTCGTCGGGCTGCTCGGGCTGATCTTCGCGCGGACGCCGCTCGGCCAGGTCGGGAACGCCCGCTTCCCCGTCATGATGCTGCTCCTGCTGGGGTTCCTGTGGCTGGTCGGGCCGTCCCCCAGCATCGTGCGGGCCGTCAGCATGGGCGAACTGGCCCTGCTGGGCCTGTGGCTGGGACGCGGGCGGCTTGACGTGTACGGCGTGCTGACCCTCACGGCGCTGGGTGGCCTGATTGCCCAGCCCGCGTGGCTGTTCGACGTGGGCTTCCAGCTCAGTTACCTCGCGGTGCTGGGCCTGACGCTCTCCGGCCGGGCCGCGGCGCGCCTCCCGGAACGCTGGCCGCAGTGGCTGCGCCTCGCCGTGGTCGCCACGCTGCTCGCGGAGACCTTCACGCTGCCGGTCGTGGCCGGGAACTTTCATCAGGTGCCGCTGGTGGGCCTGCCCGCCAACCTGCTCGCCGAGGCCGTCATGACGCCGCTCGTGCCGCTGGGCCTGCTGGCCGGGCTGCTCGGCCCGCTCGGCTGGCTCGTCAACAGCGTGAACGGCCTGCTGCTGGACGCGCTGCTGTGGACCGCCCGGACCTTCGGCGCGGCGCCCACCGTGGCGTGGGGCAGCGTCAGTCCCGCCGGGTACGCCGCGTACGCGGTGTTCGCCGTGACGCTCGCGGCGTGGCTCACCGGCCGCGCGCGGGCGTGGGTGCTCGCGGCCGTGACGCTGCTGGGCGTGCTCTGCACCGCGCTGCCCGCCCGGCTCGTCCCGGCGCGCGAGGTGGTGTTCCTGGACGTCGGGCAGGGGGACAGCACCCTGATCCGCGCGAACGGTCTGAACGTCCTCGTGGACGGCGGCGGCACACCCAGAGGCGACTACGACGTGGGGGCGGGAACGGTCGTGCCTGCCCTGCACGCGCTGGGCGTGCGCGCCCTGGACGTGGTGGTCGCCACGCACGCCGACGCCGATCACATCGAGGGTCTCGTCAGCGTGCTGGGCCTCGTGCCGGTGGGTGAACTGTGGATCGGGCAGCGCAGGACGGACGATCCGCTGCTGGCCGCCCTGCTGGACGCGGCGGCCGCGCGGCACGTGCCGGTGCGCGAGGTGCGGCGCGGCGACCGGGTGCAGTCCGGGGACATCCGGCTGGACGTGCTGTGGCCGGTCGGTCCCCCGTGGAGCACCGCCGACAACGACAACAGCGTGGTGCTGGAACTCGTCAGCCCGCACTTCCGGACGGCCGTGCTGGGCGACCTGCCGG includes:
- a CDS encoding DNA internalization-related competence protein ComEC/Rec2, with product MGEHSDRTTVTGRHSPSPAPAGTAAPVTRAGWRDRMPAPLPPLLGLMAGILLASGSGWGWPLGALGLLLGASRSAWLLPLVLLAGTVGFVREQAWARQPDPLAPYVGGTLTVRGHWDGQFLSLREPPARIALSPKPHAPPGELTVRGTLTRPPARRIPGGFDYAFWLRSQGVQALLAGTAVQNSTKEPGFRSWFRRGLASGLPPQEAALLTAVELGDRGALGDPAVNASGDVQDAFTRAGLAHLMALSGQNVAVLVGLLGLIFARTPLGQVGNARFPVMMLLLLGFLWLVGPSPSIVRAVSMGELALLGLWLGRGRLDVYGVLTLTALGGLIAQPAWLFDVGFQLSYLAVLGLTLSGRAAARLPERWPQWLRLAVVATLLAETFTLPVVAGNFHQVPLVGLPANLLAEAVMTPLVPLGLLAGLLGPLGWLVNSVNGLLLDALLWTARTFGAAPTVAWGSVSPAGYAAYAVFAVTLAAWLTGRARAWVLAAVTLLGVLCTALPARLVPAREVVFLDVGQGDSTLIRANGLNVLVDGGGTPRGDYDVGAGTVVPALHALGVRALDVVVATHADADHIEGLVSVLGLVPVGELWIGQRRTDDPLLAALLDAAAARHVPVREVRRGDRVQSGDIRLDVLWPVGPPWSTADNDNSVVLELVSPHFRTAVLGDLPDPAETLLGVGPLDLLKVAHHGSRFSSGEAFLQETRPVDAVISVGRNTYGHPNADLLARLQARGVHVWRTDEVGTVRWPIP